The following proteins are co-located in the Sebastes umbrosus isolate fSebUmb1 chromosome 24, fSebUmb1.pri, whole genome shotgun sequence genome:
- the trak2 gene encoding trafficking kinesin-binding protein 2 isoform X5 — protein MSPQPAQRHLPHAGRGDLPLHEWKGERCRAGDNHSVLSGDRVEQMTKTYNDIEVVSHLLAERDRDLELAARIGQSLLQRNHLLQERNEALEEQLAQALDQVHQVEHDLSKKDELLRMVASASEESETDSSVSTPLRQTRPPGGTTAAAALSQLESLQGKLQDLEEENLSLRSEACQLKTDTITYEEKEQQLVIDCVKELRESNSQMVSLTDELSQKNEELLRHQEEIAQLLSQIVELQHRIKELALEKEELRIHLQASKDAQKQLTAELDDMADRNAECVEMLHESQEEMRDLRNKNTPSAGMRRQFSYGLYPMDSLAAEIECTMRRELSVEEETASVDQRASQKRVFQTVRSINASASRPASATPPIPGSGQSSLVMTSQPFQSTQGEEVRIGQPGCPGGNDLTRALHRLSLRRQNFLCERQFFKAEREKKLQAMAGAEGDGESSGCGSPMGSVMSSFSNLSELSFGSSVFRTFLPEKLQIVKPMEGSLTLHHWQQLAQPHLATILDPHPGVVTKGFCPLVQDAVYRMSDMEEDEEEDHIGVLEKGAAERGKEEDEEEEEEGGITFKVRFSSTPEERKDKKRLLSPLPGTPLSPALPASPGTPATSSSVRADLCLTPAAPRHVTDKSSLSSLPIPGACTTVVQSQSQYCISTTTTTTTTTTTSSSVQNPGKCQSSTFSTYTFTTCSILHPSDITHVTSSCQSSLMANTPSSMRTGPSTPLTPCRLSLGDSFPPRRPPVPTRGLAKLVLERGISAQVSTDTPPPSPKPAPRQPLFCLLPSTPPNSPSHSPAPSPVPPVPPESRHYPADNFLASRPAELFLQDVYGLNLGRAPHPDLPSPSQGHPTLVLSPKSGRARPDLGLVERLRRLGFTKVLQGAASEASAPHQDSATFVSASGGSLLDGLRRNQSLPAMIGARAGKSAGKPTPRPHPTSLALPPTPWGNPKERRRHLASVSHVPSTSTKR, from the exons ATGTCCCCCCAGCCAGCACAGCGCCATCTCCCCCATGCTGGCCGAGGAGACCTTCCGCTACATGA GTGGAAGGGCGAGCGGTGCAGAGCTGGTGACAACCACTCAG TCCTCAGTGGCGACCGCGTGGAGCAGATGACCAAGACTTACAATGACATCGAAGTGGTCTCACACCTTTTGGCGGAG CGGGACAGGGACTTGGAGCTGGCGGCTCGGATCGGACAGTCACTCCTACAGAGGAACCACCTGCTGCAGGAACGCAACGAGGCCTTGGAGGAGCAGCTGGCGCAGGCCCTGGACCAG GTTCACCAGGTGGAGCACGATCTCAGCAAGAAGGACGAGCTGCTGCGGATGGTGGCCAGCGCCTCGGAGGAGAGCGAGACCGACTCCAGCGTGTCCACGCCGCTGCGGCAGACTCGGCCGCCGGGGGGAACCACCGCCGCCGCAGCGCTCAGCCAGCTGGAGTCTCTGCAGGGCAAGCTGCAggacctggaggaggagaaccTGTCCCTGAGGTCTGAG GCGTGTCAACTGAAGACCGACACCATCACCTACgaggagaaggagcagcagctagTGATCGACTGTGTCAAAGAGCTCC gtgagtccaacagccAGATGGTGTCTCTGACGGACGAACTGTCCCAGAAGAACGAGGAGCTGCTCCGACACCAGGAGGAGATCGCTCAGCTGCTCTCCCAGATAGTAGAGCTGCAGCACCGCATCAAGGAG cTGGCTCTGGAGAAAGAGGAGCTGAGGATCCACCTGCAGGCGTCTAAAGACGCTCAGAAACAGCTCACAGCTGAG CTGGACGATATGGCGGACAGGAATGCGGAGTGTGTAGAGATGCTCCATGAATCCCAGGAGGAGATGAGGGACCTTCGTAATAAGAACACTCCCTCTGCTGGGATGAGACGGCAATTTTCCTACGGCCTCTACCCCATG GACTCCCTGGCAGCGGAGATCGAGTGCACCATGAGGAGAGAGCTGAGTGTAGAGGAGGAGACCGCCTCCGTGGACCAAAG AGCATCCCAGAAGCGAGTCTTCCAAACCGTCCGCTCCATCAACGCCTCGGCGTCGCGTCCCGCTTCGGCGACCCCTCCTATCCCCGGCTCAGGACAGAGCTCTCTGGTGATGACCTCGCAGCCCTTCCAGTCCACTCAGGG GGAGGAGGTGCGAATAGGCCAGCCCGGCTGTCCGGGAGGAAACGACCTCACCAGGGCCCTCCACCGGCTGTCGCTGCGACGACAGAACTTCCTGTGCGAGCGTCAGTTCTTCAAGGCGGAGCGCGAGAAGAAGCTGCAGGCCATGGCGGGGGCGGAGGGGGACGGAGAGAGCAGCGGCTGCGGCTCGCCGATGGGCAGCGTTATGTCGTCGTTCTCCAACCTGTCGGAGCTCTCCTTCGGCTCCAGCGTCTTCAGGACCTTCCTGCCTGAGAAGCTTCAGATCGTCAAGCCCATGGAAG GCTCGCTGACGCTCCATCACTGGCAGCAGCTGGCCCAACCACACCTGGCCACCATCCTGGACCCCCACCCTGGGGTGGTGACCAAAGGGTTCTGCCCACTGGTTCAGGACGCCGTCTACCGCATGtccgacatggaggaggacgaggaggaagatcACATAGGCGTCCTGGAGAAGGGGGCGGCGGAGCGCGGtaaggaagaggacgaggaggaggaagaggaaggcggGATCACCTTCAAGGTGCGCTTTTCGTCTACGccggaggagaggaaagacaaGAAGCGTTTGTTGTCACCTCTCCCTGGCACGCCTCTCTCTCCCGCCCTGCCGGCATCACCCGGGACACCCGCCACTTCCTCCTCGGTCAGAGCAGACCTCTGTCTGACCCCCGCAGCACCCCGACATGTCACTGACAAATCCAGCCTATCATCTCTGCCCATTCCAGGAGCCTGCACGACAGTGGTCCAATCACAAAGTCAATATTGCAtctccacaacaacaacaacaacaacaacaacaacaacatcttcttctg TCCAAAATCCAGGGAAGTGTCAGAGCTCCACCTTCTCCACCTACACCTTCACGACCTGCAGCATCCTGCACCCCAGCGACATCACACATGTCACCTCAAG TTGTCAGTCGTCCCTCATGGCCAACACACCCAGCTCCATGAGGACAGGTCCTAGCACCCCTTTGACTCCTTGCAGACTGAGTCTGGGTGACTCCTTCCCCCCTCGACGCCCCCCTGTGCCCACCAGAGGGCTGGCCAAGCTGGTTCTTGAGAGGGGCATTTCCGCACAAGTCTCAACTGACACCCCACCTCCGTCCCCGAAACCCGCACCCCGGCAGCCCCTCTTCTGCCTCCTCCCGAGCACACCCCCTAACTCCCCCTCCCACTCACCCGCTCCCTCCCCGGTGCCCCCGGTGCCCCCGGAGTCCCGCCACTACCCCGCTGACAATTTCCTCGCCTCGCGGCCGGCGGAGCTCTTTCTCCAGGACGTTTACGGGTTGAATCTGGGCCGCGCCCCACATCCTGACCTACCAAGCCCTTCCCAGGGACATCCAACCCTTGTCCTGTCCCCTAAATCAGGCCGAGCCAGGCCCGACCTCGGCCTGGTGGAGAGGCTACGGCGGTTGGGATTCACCAAGGTGCTCCAGGGTGCGGCGTCAGAGGCGTCGGCACCACACCAGGATTCTGCTACTTTTGTGTCAGCAAGTGGAGGAAGCCTTTTGGACGGCCTTAGGCGCAACCAGAGCCTCCCGGCCATGATCGGTGCCCGAGCGGGAAAGTCAGCCGGTAAACCGACACCTCGTCCTCACCCCACCTCACTTGCCCTCCCCCCAACACCCTGGGGAAACCCCAAAGAACGACGCCGGCATCTTGCCTCTGTCTCCCATGTCCCGTCAACGTCAACCAAACGCTGA
- the trak2 gene encoding trafficking kinesin-binding protein 2 isoform X2, translated as MFEVKPRAVEKKESSTETDEGLGSSGKRYGSQGSGSADSGSVYLSDSQDWAISPSCSPDECPPSQHSAISPMLAEETFRYMTYLALEPSSYSHPGSQSLSKVLSGDRVEQMTKTYNDIEVVSHLLAERDRDLELAARIGQSLLQRNHLLQERNEALEEQLAQALDQVHQVEHDLSKKDELLRMVASASEESETDSSVSTPLRQTRPPGGTTAAAALSQLESLQGKLQDLEEENLSLRSEACQLKTDTITYEEKEQQLVIDCVKELRESNSQMVSLTDELSQKNEELLRHQEEIAQLLSQIVELQHRIKELALEKEELRIHLQASKDAQKQLTAELDDMADRNAECVEMLHESQEEMRDLRNKNTPSAGMRRQFSYGLYPMDSLAAEIECTMRRELSVEEETASVDQRASQKRVFQTVRSINASASRPASATPPIPGSGQSSLVMTSQPFQSTQGEEVRIGQPGCPGGNDLTRALHRLSLRRQNFLCERQFFKAEREKKLQAMAGAEGDGESSGCGSPMGSVMSSFSNLSELSFGSSVFRTFLPEKLQIVKPMEGSLTLHHWQQLAQPHLATILDPHPGVVTKGFCPLVQDAVYRMSDMEEDEEEDHIGVLEKGAAERGKEEDEEEEEEGGITFKVRFSSTPEERKDKKRLLSPLPGTPLSPALPASPGTPATSSSVRADLCLTPAAPRHVTDKSSLSSLPIPGACTTVVQSQSQYCISTTTTTTTTTTTSSSVQNPGKCQSSTFSTYTFTTCSILHPSDITHVTSSCQSSLMANTPSSMRTGPSTPLTPCRLSLGDSFPPRRPPVPTRGLAKLVLERGISAQVSTDTPPPSPKPAPRQPLFCLLPSTPPNSPSHSPAPSPVPPVPPESRHYPADNFLASRPAELFLQDVYGLNLGRAPHPDLPSPSQGHPTLVLSPKSGRARPDLGLVERLRRLGFTKVLQGAASEASAPHQDSATFVSASGGSLLDGLRRNQSLPAMIGARAGKSAGKPTPRPHPTSLALPPTPWGNPKERRRHLASVSHVPSTSTKR; from the exons ATGTTTGAAGTCAAACCCCGGGCGGTGGAGAAGAAGGAGTCGAGCACCGAGACAG ATGAGGGGCTGGGTAGCAGCGGGAAGCGGTACGGCTCGCAGGGCTCCGGTTCGGCCGACTCCGGCTCCGTCTACCTGTCTGACAGCCAGGACTGGGCGATCTCCCCGAGCTGCTCTCCAGACGAATGTCCCCCCAGCCAGCACAGCGCCATCTCCCCCATGCTGGCCGAGGAGACCTTCCGCTACATGA CGTATCTTGCTTTGGAGCCCTCTTCTTATTCCCACCCCGGCTCTCAGAGCCTCTCCAAAg TCCTCAGTGGCGACCGCGTGGAGCAGATGACCAAGACTTACAATGACATCGAAGTGGTCTCACACCTTTTGGCGGAG CGGGACAGGGACTTGGAGCTGGCGGCTCGGATCGGACAGTCACTCCTACAGAGGAACCACCTGCTGCAGGAACGCAACGAGGCCTTGGAGGAGCAGCTGGCGCAGGCCCTGGACCAG GTTCACCAGGTGGAGCACGATCTCAGCAAGAAGGACGAGCTGCTGCGGATGGTGGCCAGCGCCTCGGAGGAGAGCGAGACCGACTCCAGCGTGTCCACGCCGCTGCGGCAGACTCGGCCGCCGGGGGGAACCACCGCCGCCGCAGCGCTCAGCCAGCTGGAGTCTCTGCAGGGCAAGCTGCAggacctggaggaggagaaccTGTCCCTGAGGTCTGAG GCGTGTCAACTGAAGACCGACACCATCACCTACgaggagaaggagcagcagctagTGATCGACTGTGTCAAAGAGCTCC gtgagtccaacagccAGATGGTGTCTCTGACGGACGAACTGTCCCAGAAGAACGAGGAGCTGCTCCGACACCAGGAGGAGATCGCTCAGCTGCTCTCCCAGATAGTAGAGCTGCAGCACCGCATCAAGGAG cTGGCTCTGGAGAAAGAGGAGCTGAGGATCCACCTGCAGGCGTCTAAAGACGCTCAGAAACAGCTCACAGCTGAG CTGGACGATATGGCGGACAGGAATGCGGAGTGTGTAGAGATGCTCCATGAATCCCAGGAGGAGATGAGGGACCTTCGTAATAAGAACACTCCCTCTGCTGGGATGAGACGGCAATTTTCCTACGGCCTCTACCCCATG GACTCCCTGGCAGCGGAGATCGAGTGCACCATGAGGAGAGAGCTGAGTGTAGAGGAGGAGACCGCCTCCGTGGACCAAAG AGCATCCCAGAAGCGAGTCTTCCAAACCGTCCGCTCCATCAACGCCTCGGCGTCGCGTCCCGCTTCGGCGACCCCTCCTATCCCCGGCTCAGGACAGAGCTCTCTGGTGATGACCTCGCAGCCCTTCCAGTCCACTCAGGG GGAGGAGGTGCGAATAGGCCAGCCCGGCTGTCCGGGAGGAAACGACCTCACCAGGGCCCTCCACCGGCTGTCGCTGCGACGACAGAACTTCCTGTGCGAGCGTCAGTTCTTCAAGGCGGAGCGCGAGAAGAAGCTGCAGGCCATGGCGGGGGCGGAGGGGGACGGAGAGAGCAGCGGCTGCGGCTCGCCGATGGGCAGCGTTATGTCGTCGTTCTCCAACCTGTCGGAGCTCTCCTTCGGCTCCAGCGTCTTCAGGACCTTCCTGCCTGAGAAGCTTCAGATCGTCAAGCCCATGGAAG GCTCGCTGACGCTCCATCACTGGCAGCAGCTGGCCCAACCACACCTGGCCACCATCCTGGACCCCCACCCTGGGGTGGTGACCAAAGGGTTCTGCCCACTGGTTCAGGACGCCGTCTACCGCATGtccgacatggaggaggacgaggaggaagatcACATAGGCGTCCTGGAGAAGGGGGCGGCGGAGCGCGGtaaggaagaggacgaggaggaggaagaggaaggcggGATCACCTTCAAGGTGCGCTTTTCGTCTACGccggaggagaggaaagacaaGAAGCGTTTGTTGTCACCTCTCCCTGGCACGCCTCTCTCTCCCGCCCTGCCGGCATCACCCGGGACACCCGCCACTTCCTCCTCGGTCAGAGCAGACCTCTGTCTGACCCCCGCAGCACCCCGACATGTCACTGACAAATCCAGCCTATCATCTCTGCCCATTCCAGGAGCCTGCACGACAGTGGTCCAATCACAAAGTCAATATTGCAtctccacaacaacaacaacaacaacaacaacaacaacatcttcttctg TCCAAAATCCAGGGAAGTGTCAGAGCTCCACCTTCTCCACCTACACCTTCACGACCTGCAGCATCCTGCACCCCAGCGACATCACACATGTCACCTCAAG TTGTCAGTCGTCCCTCATGGCCAACACACCCAGCTCCATGAGGACAGGTCCTAGCACCCCTTTGACTCCTTGCAGACTGAGTCTGGGTGACTCCTTCCCCCCTCGACGCCCCCCTGTGCCCACCAGAGGGCTGGCCAAGCTGGTTCTTGAGAGGGGCATTTCCGCACAAGTCTCAACTGACACCCCACCTCCGTCCCCGAAACCCGCACCCCGGCAGCCCCTCTTCTGCCTCCTCCCGAGCACACCCCCTAACTCCCCCTCCCACTCACCCGCTCCCTCCCCGGTGCCCCCGGTGCCCCCGGAGTCCCGCCACTACCCCGCTGACAATTTCCTCGCCTCGCGGCCGGCGGAGCTCTTTCTCCAGGACGTTTACGGGTTGAATCTGGGCCGCGCCCCACATCCTGACCTACCAAGCCCTTCCCAGGGACATCCAACCCTTGTCCTGTCCCCTAAATCAGGCCGAGCCAGGCCCGACCTCGGCCTGGTGGAGAGGCTACGGCGGTTGGGATTCACCAAGGTGCTCCAGGGTGCGGCGTCAGAGGCGTCGGCACCACACCAGGATTCTGCTACTTTTGTGTCAGCAAGTGGAGGAAGCCTTTTGGACGGCCTTAGGCGCAACCAGAGCCTCCCGGCCATGATCGGTGCCCGAGCGGGAAAGTCAGCCGGTAAACCGACACCTCGTCCTCACCCCACCTCACTTGCCCTCCCCCCAACACCCTGGGGAAACCCCAAAGAACGACGCCGGCATCTTGCCTCTGTCTCCCATGTCCCGTCAACGTCAACCAAACGCTGA
- the trak2 gene encoding trafficking kinesin-binding protein 2 isoform X4, translated as MPVLNIHNEEVYDNFAEEAYLALEPSSYSHPGSQSLSKVLSGDRVEQMTKTYNDIEVVSHLLAERDRDLELAARIGQSLLQRNHLLQERNEALEEQLAQALDQVHQVEHDLSKKDELLRMVASASEESETDSSVSTPLRQTRPPGGTTAAAALSQLESLQGKLQDLEEENLSLRSEACQLKTDTITYEEKEQQLVIDCVKELRESNSQMVSLTDELSQKNEELLRHQEEIAQLLSQIVELQHRIKELALEKEELRIHLQASKDAQKQLTAELDDMADRNAECVEMLHESQEEMRDLRNKNTPSAGMRRQFSYGLYPMDSLAAEIECTMRRELSVEEETASVDQRASQKRVFQTVRSINASASRPASATPPIPGSGQSSLVMTSQPFQSTQGEEVRIGQPGCPGGNDLTRALHRLSLRRQNFLCERQFFKAEREKKLQAMAGAEGDGESSGCGSPMGSVMSSFSNLSELSFGSSVFRTFLPEKLQIVKPMEGSLTLHHWQQLAQPHLATILDPHPGVVTKGFCPLVQDAVYRMSDMEEDEEEDHIGVLEKGAAERGKEEDEEEEEEGGITFKVRFSSTPEERKDKKRLLSPLPGTPLSPALPASPGTPATSSSVRADLCLTPAAPRHVTDKSSLSSLPIPGACTTVVQSQSQYCISTTTTTTTTTTTSSSVQNPGKCQSSTFSTYTFTTCSILHPSDITHVTSSCQSSLMANTPSSMRTGPSTPLTPCRLSLGDSFPPRRPPVPTRGLAKLVLERGISAQVSTDTPPPSPKPAPRQPLFCLLPSTPPNSPSHSPAPSPVPPVPPESRHYPADNFLASRPAELFLQDVYGLNLGRAPHPDLPSPSQGHPTLVLSPKSGRARPDLGLVERLRRLGFTKVLQGAASEASAPHQDSATFVSASGGSLLDGLRRNQSLPAMIGARAGKSAGKPTPRPHPTSLALPPTPWGNPKERRRHLASVSHVPSTSTKR; from the exons ATGCCGGTTTTAAACATCCACAATGAGGAGGTTTACGATAACTTCGCTGAGGAAG CGTATCTTGCTTTGGAGCCCTCTTCTTATTCCCACCCCGGCTCTCAGAGCCTCTCCAAAg TCCTCAGTGGCGACCGCGTGGAGCAGATGACCAAGACTTACAATGACATCGAAGTGGTCTCACACCTTTTGGCGGAG CGGGACAGGGACTTGGAGCTGGCGGCTCGGATCGGACAGTCACTCCTACAGAGGAACCACCTGCTGCAGGAACGCAACGAGGCCTTGGAGGAGCAGCTGGCGCAGGCCCTGGACCAG GTTCACCAGGTGGAGCACGATCTCAGCAAGAAGGACGAGCTGCTGCGGATGGTGGCCAGCGCCTCGGAGGAGAGCGAGACCGACTCCAGCGTGTCCACGCCGCTGCGGCAGACTCGGCCGCCGGGGGGAACCACCGCCGCCGCAGCGCTCAGCCAGCTGGAGTCTCTGCAGGGCAAGCTGCAggacctggaggaggagaaccTGTCCCTGAGGTCTGAG GCGTGTCAACTGAAGACCGACACCATCACCTACgaggagaaggagcagcagctagTGATCGACTGTGTCAAAGAGCTCC gtgagtccaacagccAGATGGTGTCTCTGACGGACGAACTGTCCCAGAAGAACGAGGAGCTGCTCCGACACCAGGAGGAGATCGCTCAGCTGCTCTCCCAGATAGTAGAGCTGCAGCACCGCATCAAGGAG cTGGCTCTGGAGAAAGAGGAGCTGAGGATCCACCTGCAGGCGTCTAAAGACGCTCAGAAACAGCTCACAGCTGAG CTGGACGATATGGCGGACAGGAATGCGGAGTGTGTAGAGATGCTCCATGAATCCCAGGAGGAGATGAGGGACCTTCGTAATAAGAACACTCCCTCTGCTGGGATGAGACGGCAATTTTCCTACGGCCTCTACCCCATG GACTCCCTGGCAGCGGAGATCGAGTGCACCATGAGGAGAGAGCTGAGTGTAGAGGAGGAGACCGCCTCCGTGGACCAAAG AGCATCCCAGAAGCGAGTCTTCCAAACCGTCCGCTCCATCAACGCCTCGGCGTCGCGTCCCGCTTCGGCGACCCCTCCTATCCCCGGCTCAGGACAGAGCTCTCTGGTGATGACCTCGCAGCCCTTCCAGTCCACTCAGGG GGAGGAGGTGCGAATAGGCCAGCCCGGCTGTCCGGGAGGAAACGACCTCACCAGGGCCCTCCACCGGCTGTCGCTGCGACGACAGAACTTCCTGTGCGAGCGTCAGTTCTTCAAGGCGGAGCGCGAGAAGAAGCTGCAGGCCATGGCGGGGGCGGAGGGGGACGGAGAGAGCAGCGGCTGCGGCTCGCCGATGGGCAGCGTTATGTCGTCGTTCTCCAACCTGTCGGAGCTCTCCTTCGGCTCCAGCGTCTTCAGGACCTTCCTGCCTGAGAAGCTTCAGATCGTCAAGCCCATGGAAG GCTCGCTGACGCTCCATCACTGGCAGCAGCTGGCCCAACCACACCTGGCCACCATCCTGGACCCCCACCCTGGGGTGGTGACCAAAGGGTTCTGCCCACTGGTTCAGGACGCCGTCTACCGCATGtccgacatggaggaggacgaggaggaagatcACATAGGCGTCCTGGAGAAGGGGGCGGCGGAGCGCGGtaaggaagaggacgaggaggaggaagaggaaggcggGATCACCTTCAAGGTGCGCTTTTCGTCTACGccggaggagaggaaagacaaGAAGCGTTTGTTGTCACCTCTCCCTGGCACGCCTCTCTCTCCCGCCCTGCCGGCATCACCCGGGACACCCGCCACTTCCTCCTCGGTCAGAGCAGACCTCTGTCTGACCCCCGCAGCACCCCGACATGTCACTGACAAATCCAGCCTATCATCTCTGCCCATTCCAGGAGCCTGCACGACAGTGGTCCAATCACAAAGTCAATATTGCAtctccacaacaacaacaacaacaacaacaacaacaacatcttcttctg TCCAAAATCCAGGGAAGTGTCAGAGCTCCACCTTCTCCACCTACACCTTCACGACCTGCAGCATCCTGCACCCCAGCGACATCACACATGTCACCTCAAG TTGTCAGTCGTCCCTCATGGCCAACACACCCAGCTCCATGAGGACAGGTCCTAGCACCCCTTTGACTCCTTGCAGACTGAGTCTGGGTGACTCCTTCCCCCCTCGACGCCCCCCTGTGCCCACCAGAGGGCTGGCCAAGCTGGTTCTTGAGAGGGGCATTTCCGCACAAGTCTCAACTGACACCCCACCTCCGTCCCCGAAACCCGCACCCCGGCAGCCCCTCTTCTGCCTCCTCCCGAGCACACCCCCTAACTCCCCCTCCCACTCACCCGCTCCCTCCCCGGTGCCCCCGGTGCCCCCGGAGTCCCGCCACTACCCCGCTGACAATTTCCTCGCCTCGCGGCCGGCGGAGCTCTTTCTCCAGGACGTTTACGGGTTGAATCTGGGCCGCGCCCCACATCCTGACCTACCAAGCCCTTCCCAGGGACATCCAACCCTTGTCCTGTCCCCTAAATCAGGCCGAGCCAGGCCCGACCTCGGCCTGGTGGAGAGGCTACGGCGGTTGGGATTCACCAAGGTGCTCCAGGGTGCGGCGTCAGAGGCGTCGGCACCACACCAGGATTCTGCTACTTTTGTGTCAGCAAGTGGAGGAAGCCTTTTGGACGGCCTTAGGCGCAACCAGAGCCTCCCGGCCATGATCGGTGCCCGAGCGGGAAAGTCAGCCGGTAAACCGACACCTCGTCCTCACCCCACCTCACTTGCCCTCCCCCCAACACCCTGGGGAAACCCCAAAGAACGACGCCGGCATCTTGCCTCTGTCTCCCATGTCCCGTCAACGTCAACCAAACGCTGA